The genomic segment AGCCCTGCTTTCCTGCTGTGGAAGAGATATAACAGAGTAAGGACCCGTTACCTAAGGCAGGCAAGAGCTTAGAGGTAAGCAATATAGGAGCGCTTAGATTCAGGGTAAGATGTCTTTGCAGATCCTCCCATTCCAGGTCCTCGATTTTTAGAAAGAGTCCGTCGCCGGAAGCGAAATATACCGCGTCTATGTTCTTCCAATATCCCAGAAGGGCCAAAGAGAACTTTAAGGTAGCCTCAGGATTTCCCAGATCGCAGAAATAATTCCTTCCTTTTTCGGGAGAGGATTCCAAATGGATTCCCCTTCTGGAAATCCCGATCGGGAAATACCCCGGAATAACATTCAGTTTTCCTAAT from the Leptospira wolffii serovar Khorat str. Khorat-H2 genome contains:
- a CDS encoding SDR family NAD(P)-dependent oxidoreductase, producing the protein MESKNILVVGAGSGIGKALLGKLNVIPGYFPIGISRRGIHLESSPEKGRNYFCDLGNPEATLKFSLALLGYWKNIDAVYFASGDGLFLKIEDLEWEDLQRHLTLNLSAPILLTSKLLPALGNGSLLCYISSTAGKQGFPESSPYCASKHGIAGFAKAIREEVKNRGIRVSVVYAGAIDTSIWDGREGFDRKDMIPVADAAELLANVYSQPRTFNQDEILLLPPKGVL